Proteins encoded within one genomic window of Flavobacterium oreochromis:
- a CDS encoding T9SS type B sorting domain-containing protein, translated as MKQNDPSCTYTKTIQFKIIEGVESFNIPNVISPNDGNNVNDTWILPTEYKSDLIEILILDSYGKEVFRMKNYDDSWPSTTIEFKDVNPIYYYIISKDGNPLKKGSLTVLK; from the coding sequence GTGAAGCAAAATGATCCAAGTTGTACTTACACAAAAACAATACAATTTAAAATAATAGAAGGAGTAGAATCATTTAATATCCCAAATGTAATAAGTCCTAATGACGGTAATAATGTAAATGATACATGGATTTTACCAACAGAATATAAAAGTGATTTGATTGAAATACTAATTTTAGATAGCTATGGAAAAGAAGTTTTTAGAATGAAAAATTATGATGATTCTTGGCCTAGTACTACCATAGAATTCAAAGATGTAAATCCAATTTATTATTATATTATATCAAAAGATGGAAACCCTTTAAAAAAAGGTTCTCTAACCGTCTTAAAATAA
- a CDS encoding OmpH family outer membrane protein, whose product MKKLVMMAVVLSAVVACNKTPEAKEVKTAYIDTVKLMEDYTEAKELQDKFKTKGEVKGRELEVEARKLEAEKANFQQNAMAKGQAWAQQKYAELQQRSQQLAYAEQAIAQQLQAEGGSKRDSVVEKVRTFIKDYGKKNGYDYIYGTGDAASVLYAKDSYDITKEVLKALNEKYASEGKKAETKKNLIIKKLKNKKRAVSKSETALFI is encoded by the coding sequence ATGAAAAAGCTTGTAATGATGGCGGTTGTTTTATCTGCCGTAGTAGCGTGTAATAAAACACCTGAAGCTAAAGAGGTAAAAACAGCTTATATTGACACTGTAAAACTTATGGAAGATTATACTGAAGCCAAAGAATTACAGGATAAATTCAAAACAAAAGGAGAAGTTAAAGGTCGTGAATTAGAGGTTGAAGCTAGAAAATTAGAAGCAGAAAAAGCTAATTTTCAACAAAACGCTATGGCTAAAGGACAAGCTTGGGCGCAACAAAAATATGCTGAATTACAGCAACGTTCACAACAATTAGCATATGCAGAACAAGCTATTGCACAACAATTACAAGCTGAAGGAGGTTCTAAACGTGATTCTGTAGTTGAAAAAGTACGTACCTTTATAAAAGATTACGGAAAGAAAAATGGTTATGATTACATATATGGTACAGGTGATGCAGCAAGTGTTTTATATGCAAAAGATAGTTATGATATAACGAAAGAAGTTTTAAAAGCTTTAAATGAAAAATATGCTTCCGAAGGAAAAAAAGCAGAAACAAAAAAGAATCTGATAATAAAGAAGTTAAAAAATAAAAAAAGGGCTGTTTCTAAATCTGAAACAGCCCTTTTTATATGA
- a CDS encoding DNA polymerase III subunit, with protein MLFKEIVGHQHVKNHLLTSASHGRIPHAQLFVGPEGCGILRVAIAYAQYVLCQNKDFENQGGIDSCNIKFDHFSHPDLHFVYPTVTTEDVKSKPKSLDFLPLWREFLLEKPYGGLFDWYDKLGVGNKQGEIRVEDASEILKSLALKSYEGGYKILIIWMADKMNVAASNKLLKLLEEPTDKTLFILITENEEDLLQTIRSRCQVINFGKLSESAISRHLVEFEGIEEKEAMKIAHKSQGNYNKALQLSHHQNEDAPFEQWFVNWVRAAFRAKGNASAIQDLINWSEEIAKLGRENQKKFLTYCIELFRQALLLNYEAGDLVYYESGIQGFDLKKFAPFITGRNINEIYKELNDAIYHIERNGNSKIILTDLSIKLTRLIHKN; from the coding sequence ATGTTATTTAAAGAGATAGTAGGACACCAGCATGTAAAAAATCATTTATTAACCAGTGCAAGTCATGGAAGAATTCCTCATGCACAATTATTTGTTGGACCAGAGGGTTGTGGTATACTAAGAGTGGCTATAGCTTATGCGCAATACGTATTGTGTCAAAATAAAGATTTTGAAAATCAGGGAGGTATAGATAGTTGCAATATAAAATTTGATCATTTTTCACATCCTGATTTACATTTTGTTTACCCAACAGTTACAACGGAAGATGTAAAATCAAAACCTAAAAGTTTAGATTTTTTACCACTTTGGCGAGAATTTTTACTAGAAAAACCATATGGTGGTTTATTTGATTGGTATGATAAATTAGGAGTAGGGAATAAGCAAGGAGAAATTAGAGTAGAAGATGCTTCTGAAATTTTAAAATCATTAGCTCTTAAGTCTTATGAAGGAGGTTATAAAATTTTAATTATTTGGATGGCTGATAAAATGAATGTTGCAGCGTCTAATAAATTATTAAAATTACTTGAAGAACCTACAGATAAGACTCTTTTTATTTTAATTACAGAGAATGAGGAAGATTTATTACAAACGATTCGATCAAGGTGTCAAGTAATAAATTTTGGAAAATTAAGTGAATCTGCGATTTCAAGACATCTAGTTGAATTTGAAGGAATTGAAGAAAAAGAAGCTATGAAAATAGCTCATAAATCGCAGGGTAATTATAACAAGGCTTTACAATTGAGTCATCATCAAAATGAAGATGCTCCATTTGAACAATGGTTCGTCAATTGGGTTCGCGCTGCATTTAGAGCAAAAGGTAATGCTAGTGCAATACAAGACTTAATAAACTGGAGCGAAGAAATTGCTAAATTAGGAAGAGAAAATCAAAAAAAATTCTTGACTTATTGCATTGAATTATTTCGTCAAGCTCTTTTATTAAATTATGAAGCAGGGGATTTAGTTTACTATGAATCAGGTATACAAGGATTTGATTTAAAGAAGTTTGCTCCTTTTATCACAGGACGTAATATAAATGAAATATACAAGGAGTTAAATGATGCTATTTATCATATTGAACGAAATGGCAATTCCAAAATTATATTAACTGATTTATCTATAAAACTAACACGTTTAATCCATAAAAATTAA
- a CDS encoding PorP/SprF family type IX secretion system membrane protein, whose protein sequence is MKLKNFSIFIISLVTVKLTGQTPLNGVRPFDVLAKNSLKFNKYIINPSFSHVREDESFISFYNKRKWIGFENSRTDYFFSLSSKFQDSNAYGIGVFQNTESIYSTFGVVGNFARNVEILQDSNFTFGLNLAYVNSGINSSKIITNIPESVLNSLAKYSLISINPGVNFGTGFFDIGIVANNLFYYNFNPSGVIQGNPAKNFGLHAMYTGYIDRDGIFEKAKFSALGRAEIGTGYTGFGASLLLNAPKAGWIQAGYDSLNGINAGIGFILAKRFSIGYGIEKPLANFSNFGLSHEFTLAYKLRGYGDYEDEQPIVKASNKTNPKSNDKAVAIKKKNPQELAKERAAELALKQQQEKLRLEAERLRKEKELAEAKAKAEEAARLKAEQDRLAALKAKEEAEARAKAEMEARLRAEQDKNKALSEAERQRQERLANEARLKAEAAAKLKAEQERLAKEKAEALAREKSEQERLAKERAEAARLAKEKAEVSTREKSEQERLAKEKAEAARLAKEKSDAEAKAKAEALAREKSEQERLAKEKAEAARLAKEKSDAEAKAKAEALAREKSEQERLVKEKAEAARLAKEKSDAEAKAKAEALAREKSEQERLAKEKAEAARLAKEKSDAEAKAKAEALAREKSEQERLAKEKEEAARLAKEKSDAEAKAKAEALAREKSEQERLAKEKEEAARLAKEKSDAEAKAKAEALAREKSEQERLAKEKEEAARLAKEKSDAEAKAKAEALAREKSEQERLAKEKEEAARLAKEKSDAEAKAKAEALAREKSEQERLAKEKEEAARLAKEKSDAEAKAKAEALAREKSEQERLAKEKEEAARLAKEKSDAEAKAKAEALAREKSEQERLAKEKEEAARLAKEKSDAEAKAKAEALAREKSEQERLAKEKEEAARLAKEKSDAEAKAKAEALAREKSEQERLAKEKEEAARLAKEKSDAEAKAKAEALAREKSEQERLAKEKEEAARLAKEKSDAEAKAKAEALAREKSEQERLAKEKEEAARLAKEKSDAEAKAKAEALAREKSEQERLAKEKAEAARLAKEKSDAEEEARREASKTAEDKEIDNLSNVIEDSQKLQTESIKKFQSIVVEKEKELIAMRKANDDSEKGIVAPVQEVEFKSMSQANKAIESLKNEIALNIKQQDQFITEYQTLAAERLKKIPNKNDAINQSYLKTIEKLKQDKARSEEESRQLIIKLEDIKTQTEIEKRRRIKRANFEDASAKYQKDRATLSQIKSSIKPTGQIFKSSDFDYGDSDQINMQIVKNVANEKPGFYMVLATHKDETRRDAFIKKAIQAGETNIDFFYDVSTGTYFIYTKHYDEINEADDAMKNKGDKPYNDKMVIIKIEK, encoded by the coding sequence ATGAAATTAAAGAATTTTAGCATTTTCATAATTAGTTTAGTTACAGTAAAACTAACTGGTCAAACACCTTTAAATGGAGTTAGACCATTTGATGTTTTAGCTAAAAATTCTTTAAAATTTAATAAATACATTATTAACCCTTCATTTAGTCACGTTCGTGAAGACGAATCATTTATTAGTTTTTATAATAAAAGAAAATGGATTGGTTTTGAAAATTCAAGAACAGACTACTTCTTTAGTTTATCTAGTAAATTCCAAGATTCAAACGCTTACGGAATTGGAGTATTTCAAAACACTGAAAGTATTTATTCTACATTTGGAGTAGTAGGAAATTTTGCGAGAAATGTAGAAATTCTACAAGATTCAAATTTTACTTTTGGTTTAAATTTAGCCTATGTGAATAGTGGTATTAATTCAAGTAAAATTATAACTAATATTCCTGAATCTGTTCTAAATTCTTTAGCTAAGTACTCTTTAATTTCTATTAATCCAGGAGTTAATTTTGGAACAGGTTTTTTTGATATTGGTATAGTAGCAAATAACTTGTTTTATTACAATTTTAACCCATCTGGTGTAATACAAGGTAATCCAGCTAAAAATTTTGGATTACACGCTATGTATACAGGCTATATAGATCGTGATGGTATTTTTGAAAAAGCTAAATTTTCAGCTTTAGGTCGTGCTGAAATAGGTACAGGATATACAGGATTTGGAGCATCATTACTTTTAAATGCTCCAAAAGCAGGTTGGATTCAAGCAGGTTATGATAGTTTAAACGGTATTAATGCTGGTATTGGCTTTATATTAGCTAAAAGATTTTCAATTGGATATGGAATAGAAAAACCTTTAGCTAATTTTTCTAATTTTGGTTTATCTCATGAATTTACCTTAGCTTATAAACTAAGAGGTTATGGTGATTATGAAGATGAGCAACCTATTGTAAAAGCCAGTAATAAAACTAATCCTAAGTCTAATGATAAAGCAGTTGCTATTAAAAAGAAAAATCCACAAGAATTAGCTAAAGAAAGAGCTGCAGAATTAGCATTAAAGCAACAACAAGAAAAATTACGCTTAGAAGCAGAACGTTTAAGAAAAGAAAAAGAACTTGCAGAAGCTAAGGCTAAGGCAGAAGAAGCAGCTCGATTAAAAGCAGAACAGGATCGTTTAGCTGCTTTAAAAGCAAAAGAAGAAGCAGAAGCTAGAGCAAAAGCAGAGATGGAAGCTCGATTAAGAGCAGAACAAGATAAAAATAAAGCATTATCAGAAGCTGAGCGTCAACGTCAAGAACGTTTGGCTAATGAAGCAAGATTAAAAGCAGAAGCTGCAGCTAAGCTAAAAGCGGAACAAGAACGTTTAGCAAAAGAAAAAGCAGAGGCATTAGCACGTGAAAAATCAGAACAAGAACGTCTGGCTAAAGAAAGAGCAGAAGCCGCACGTTTAGCTAAGGAAAAAGCAGAAGTATCAACACGTGAAAAATCAGAACAAGAACGATTAGCTAAAGAGAAAGCAGAAGCTGCACGTTTAGCTAAGGAAAAATCGGATGCAGAAGCAAAAGCTAAAGCAGAAGCATTAGCACGTGAAAAATCAGAACAAGAGCGATTAGCTAAAGAGAAAGCAGAAGCTGCACGTTTAGCTAAGGAAAAATCGGATGCAGAAGCAAAAGCTAAAGCAGAAGCATTAGCACGTGAAAAATCAGAACAAGAGCGATTAGTTAAAGAGAAAGCAGAAGCTGCACGTTTAGCTAAGGAAAAATCGGATGCAGAAGCAAAAGCTAAAGCAGAAGCATTAGCACGTGAAAAATCAGAACAAGAGCGATTAGCTAAAGAGAAAGCAGAAGCTGCACGTTTAGCTAAGGAAAAATCGGATGCAGAAGCAAAAGCTAAAGCAGAAGCATTAGCACGTGAAAAATCAGAACAAGAGCGATTAGCTAAAGAGAAAGAGGAGGCTGCACGTTTAGCTAAGGAAAAATCGGATGCAGAAGCAAAAGCTAAAGCAGAAGCATTAGCACGTGAAAAATCAGAACAAGAGCGATTAGCTAAAGAGAAAGAGGAGGCTGCACGTTTAGCTAAGGAAAAATCGGATGCAGAAGCAAAAGCTAAAGCAGAAGCATTAGCACGTGAAAAATCAGAACAAGAGCGATTAGCTAAAGAGAAAGAGGAGGCTGCACGTTTAGCTAAGGAAAAATCGGATGCAGAAGCAAAAGCTAAAGCAGAAGCATTAGCACGTGAAAAATCAGAACAAGAACGATTAGCTAAAGAGAAAGAGGAGGCTGCGCGTTTAGCTAAGGAAAAATCGGATGCAGAAGCAAAAGCTAAAGCAGAAGCATTAGCACGTGAAAAATCAGAACAAGAGCGATTAGCTAAAGAGAAAGAGGAGGCTGCACGTTTAGCTAAGGAAAAATCGGATGCAGAAGCAAAAGCTAAAGCAGAAGCATTAGCACGTGAAAAGTCAGAACAAGAACGATTAGCTAAAGAGAAAGAGGAGGCTGCACGTTTAGCTAAGGAAAAATCGGATGCAGAAGCAAAAGCTAAAGCAGAAGCATTAGCACGTGAAAAATCAGAACAAGAGCGATTAGCTAAAGAGAAAGAGGAGGCTGCACGTTTAGCTAAGGAAAAATCGGATGCAGAAGCAAAAGCTAAAGCAGAAGCATTAGCACGTGAAAAGTCAGAACAAGAACGATTAGCTAAAGAGAAAGAGGAGGCTGCACGTTTAGCTAAGGAAAAATCGGATGCAGAAGCAAAAGCTAAAGCAGAAGCATTAGCACGTGAAAAATCAGAACAAGAACGATTAGCTAAAGAGAAAGAGGAGGCTGCACGTTTAGCTAAGGAAAAATCGGATGCAGAAGCAAAAGCTAAAGCAGAAGCATTAGCACGTGAAAAGTCAGAACAAGAACGATTAGCTAAAGAGAAAGAGGAGGCTGCACGTTTAGCTAAGGAAAAATCGGATGCAGAAGCAAAAGCTAAAGCAGAAGCATTAGCACGTGAAAAGTCAGAACAAGAACGATTAGCTAAAGAGAAAGAGGAGGCTGCACGTTTAGCTAAGGAAAAATCGGATGCAGAAGCAAAAGCTAAAGCAGAAGCATTAGCACGTGAAAAATCAGAACAAGAACGATTAGCTAAAGAGAAAGCAGAAGCTGCACGTTTAGCTAAGGAAAAATCGGATGCAGAAGAAGAAGCTCGTAGAGAGGCTTCTAAAACAGCAGAGGATAAAGAAATAGATAATTTATCAAACGTTATAGAAGATTCTCAAAAGTTACAAACAGAATCGATTAAAAAATTCCAAAGCATAGTAGTAGAAAAAGAAAAAGAATTAATAGCTATGCGTAAAGCAAATGATGATTCTGAAAAAGGAATTGTGGCTCCTGTTCAAGAAGTAGAATTCAAGAGTATGAGTCAAGCTAATAAAGCTATAGAATCATTAAAAAATGAAATAGCATTAAATATAAAACAACAAGATCAGTTTATTACAGAGTATCAGACTTTAGCTGCGGAGCGTTTGAAAAAAATACCCAATAAAAACGATGCTATAAATCAGTCTTATCTAAAAACAATAGAAAAATTAAAACAAGACAAAGCTAGATCAGAAGAAGAAAGTCGACAGTTAATTATTAAATTAGAGGATATCAAAACTCAAACTGAAATTGAAAAAAGACGTCGTATTAAGCGAGCAAATTTTGAGGATGCTTCCGCTAAATATCAAAAAGACCGTGCTACTTTGAGTCAAATTAAATCAAGTATAAAACCAACAGGTCAAATTTTTAAATCGAGTGATTTTGATTATGGAGACAGCGATCAGATTAATATGCAAATTGTTAAGAATGTAGCTAATGAAAAACCTGGTTTTTATATGGTATTAGCTACTCACAAAGATGAGACTAGAAGAGATGCTTTTATTAAAAAGGCGATTCAAGCAGGAGAAACTAATATTGATTTCTTCTATGATGTAAGTACAGGTACTTATTTCATCTATACTAAACACTATGATGAAATAAATGAAGCGGATGATGCTATGAAAAATAAAGGAGATAAACCTTATAATGATAAAATGGTGATCATTAAGATAGAAAAATAA
- a CDS encoding DoxX family protein codes for MNNLASLLILAFLAITFLQSGYDKFTDYQGNLNWLKDHFKNTIFDGKVSISLNILLAFEIIAGILCIVGGIELLVNEGTTFGKYGAAVSCVTLLMLLFGQRIAKDYDGARTIAIYFIIAVLGLYLLQ; via the coding sequence ATGAACAACCTAGCTAGCTTACTTATTTTAGCTTTTTTAGCTATTACTTTTTTACAATCAGGGTATGATAAATTTACTGATTATCAAGGTAATTTAAATTGGTTAAAAGATCATTTTAAGAATACTATTTTTGATGGTAAAGTATCTATTTCTTTAAATATACTACTAGCTTTTGAAATTATAGCAGGTATACTTTGTATTGTAGGTGGAATAGAACTATTGGTAAATGAAGGAACAACATTTGGAAAATATGGTGCTGCTGTTTCATGTGTAACACTTTTAATGCTTCTTTTTGGACAAAGAATAGCCAAAGATTATGATGGTGCAAGGACTATTGCAATTTATTTTATAATTGCTGTACTGGGTCTATATTTATTACAATAG